taacaattatttaaattgcTTTAATCACGAACAACCTATCgctatactatttttttatatttatgaacaTGATTGGCGCGGCTATTTTTGATGCCCCAAACAAGTCAAGAAAATGATGCATTCAcagttttttttattcattgtattttttgtttgtggAATGATCTATGAAAACATTttgtattcattttttaaaatttgtgttcacAGAAGACTTTGTATTACTTTTCATCACTAGCAAATTCCgataaatgagtttgaatttCACTTCTAAAAGCTAAATTAAATGATGAGGATGTCTAAACATGTACAGTTAACAGTTTGGGAACCTCGACAATTtgaaattcttatattttaggATTTGGATTCTGTAAAGTGAGTGAAGTGAAAAGTGAGAACAGCAATTGCTGTTGTTCTAGGAAAATAATGATTGATTATGATGTAATCAcaatatttacttttaattatcatttaagggttaatttttacattttaggATTTGGATTCTGTAAAGTGAGTAAAGTGAAAAGTGAGAACAGCAATTGCTGTTGTTCTAGGAAAATAATGATTGATTATGATGTaatcacaatatttatttttaattattatttaacggttaatttttttcattatattttcttaagGGAATTGTCTACTCTAGAGGAGTTGGATTCTGTATTTTAATATACATCTTTGCATCTAGTGTACTTGTTCAATTTTCACATTGTCATATTTAACTTGATTATGATACCAtgataaatgagtttgaatctCAAATGCAAAAGCTACCTCAAATGATAGGGTGTTCAAATATATACATTCAACAATATCTAATTTGGTCCTTGgactatataattataattattctttaaactattgttaatttaatcCAACAATTGTGTTAACATTAAATGAGAGAATGACCGTTATTTTGATGGTTTAGGAACCAAATTAATGGTTAACATTTTTGTAGTCTCTAATTTAGTACCCGACCTTATGTCTAATCACTCTCTAGTGTGAATGTTTAAGTTCTATTATTTATGTGTTAGTTTTAAAACTTGTGAAATTTGAATATCAGTTTTTTGCCCTGAACTTTTTAAAAAGTATGACACTTTTAGATTGATAGTGCACTATGAATGACACTTAGACACATGAGTTTataaaagtgttaaaaaaacctaagttgtattcgaatcaAAAGTTAACCAATACTAATAGATAAATATTGTCAAAATAAATTACACTAATGGATCCATTAGTTATGATAGAACATCAAAtgtacaattttataaaaatgttaaaaaaaaaaacttagccTGTATCCGAATTAAAAGTCAACcgataataaaagataaatagaacaaaaaatcgtaagaaatatataatcaaaattttagCACACCCCTTTCATTTTTATCAGAGGTTTTTGATTTTATAGAAAACTTTTTAATTGgaacaattttatttgaatatttggaATGGGAACATTTGAGGAACACAGTAATTGTGGTCACTCCATTACAGAAACAAAATCAAGACTTTttcaaaagagaaaaagaaatgcaaaaaattcagaagaaaaaaCAGTCATCCATGAATCACAGAGGAGATTCTCCCTCCTCTTCCTGAGAAAAACGAAGGTGTTTTCCTTCTGGTGTTGGTAATCCCTTCAAACGTAAGATATTAGTTGAATCTGCAGTGACATCCTCTTCTTCTTTTACTAGTTCATCATCACTGTtgtaaacaaatcttgtgtgtTTTCCAGCAAATTTTGGAACCAccctttcattcactttaatgTTGTTTAACCCTTCACACAGTTCATCAAGCAATAAGTCTTCttcatattcttcttcttcttcaaaatcttcATAATAGTCCTCTTCATCTTCCTCAGctatttcttcttcctcatcatcttcatcattgGTGCTCGTGTTAACTTGCATTGACCAAACAGAAGCATCATCATCTATGCTGTTGCTACCAACTCCACTTCCTTGTGTTACTTCCTGATAACTCAGTTCAGATGTGCATTCTTTTGATGCATCTGAAACTTGAGATTTATCTGAGAAATCCATGAGGAGGGACTTGGTTATCTCACACTTTCCATCAAACACCTCATTTTCCATCTGCCATCAAAATTATGTCATAACAAAATCATTAAATTAAgacatttgatattaaactATAACTCAATTATGCAAAACTCATTGATAAATGTTGattgtcaaattttataaattgtatatAGGCCAAATCTTTATATGTGAATGACACCAAGGGAATCCTCTTCATTTCTAAATATATGGGGATTTGTACACCTATCTTCTCATGAAAAATGTCTAATTATGACACAACTTCTAGAAACATGGGTCACAACTTCTAGAACATGTGATTTGGAATTTTCTCCAATAAAGTAAGAACAAAGTAATTAATAGCtagacaaataaaaataaaaaaatattttaaaagagtaTATTCCTATACTATGCATTTGGTAAGGAATGAAGAAAGAACCTGAGAAACTGATTGTTGTTGTTGGAGAACAACAGAAGGAGTAACTGAAGCCAACCCATCAGTACCATTGCCAAAAAGATTCTGCATTTGAGGTGTTGGATCAAGAATCTCCATAGCCTCTTCTTCCACTTTCTGCAAAAGGGTCTTCACTTGACCCCTCAACAATGCCTCACCAGATCCTGGTGTGTTCTTCACTTTGCTACCCCTCATCTTCGCTGACGGTGTCTCAACATTGCCACCGTTGGCAAGCCCCACAATTGGAGAATCATTTGTCAAATCCATCAGTGCACTTCGATCTTGTTGTTGTCCCTTCGATTTCGACAAAATCTTTTCAGAATCTTCAATCTTCCCTGTAAAAAAACCAAGACAAACATCAATGACAATTACAAAGATTAAATTTCTTgtaaagatttaattttttattctacaGTTTTAAATTAGGCACAATTATAATACCTtggtattaaaattaataaaggGACCAAGAAAAGTTACAGGATGAAAAAGGTGGAATTAAACCATAAAAAGTGTAACTTTTTTTGAAGAAGAGAAAGAATGACTCACTGGAAACTGGAATGGTGTTTGTAATCTTGTTATTGGGAAAAACGGAGGCTTGTGATCTTGTGATTCTTGTTGTGGAAGATGGTGTTTCCATTGGAACTGATTCAAGatcaaaaaaattggaaaagtAGAAAACTTCGTAGGATTTTTGCAGagaaaaatagagagaaaatcGATCAGTTATTGACGAATGAATGTAATAAGAGTTTATAAAGGAGAATTAAATGAATATGACCGTTGGTGCGTGCGTGTTTTCTAGGAATGGAAATAGCCGTTGGTTTCAAGTTTTTAAATCTGGCTTTTTTGGTTTGGGCTGTTCGGCCCATTACTGTTCGGCCCATTACTGGGGGTGTTGGGGGATATATGCAAAGAGAGTGTAAAGCGTTAGTTATTAGTTGATGAAaagttagaaaataaaaatcaaatttgctTCTCATGAGTTCGAACAAAAACAAATCTCTCACTAtcgataataaataaaatgatgaattGAGAGATAGAGTATGCCTAAAACGATcaattggtttaatttttgtaatactCATCATGGAGATTTGTCCCAAAAAGGGAAAGATGACAATATCAATAAATAGTTACTGGATTTGTGATCAATCATCAATGGAGTTAGTTAGAGCTGCCATTCCATTCCATCACATGTTATCTTCCTTTCTCTAACCATTAATCTCTCatcaaattaatttcaatttctaCACAAAACACattataaataagaagaacaaACATAACAAATTAAACAACAATATATAgccaataataattaatattaattctaATATGGCCTCACCAAAAACCCTCACCACCCTAGCAGACGAAAACACATTTGAATCTCGTTTTATTCGTGACGAAGATGAGCGTCCAAAAATTGCGCACAATAATTTCAGCAACGAGATTCCAATAATTTCAATTGCTGGAATTGATGAGGCAAATGAGCAAAGAGAAGAGATATGTAAGAGGATTGTGGAAGCGTGCGAGGAATGGGGTATTTTTCAGGTTGTTGATCATGGTGTTGATACCAAACTCATATCAGAGATGACACGTCTCGCTAGAGAATTCTTCGCTTTGTCACCGGAGGAAAAGCTTCGTTTTGATATGTCCGGTGGCAAAAAGGGCGGTTTTATTGTCTCCAGCCACCTCCAAGTAATAatgttaatatttatattttttatattttcgaatttttatttaaaattaaattaagagattgTATAAACAATTATGATTTTGAAACATGCAGGGAGAAGCAGTGCAGGATTGGAGAGAAATAGTAACATATTTTTCATATCCAATTAAAAGCAGAGATTATTCAAGGTGGCCAGAGAAGCCAGAAGAGTGGAAAAAGGTAACAGAAGAATACAGCGAGAAATTAATGAGTTTGAGTTGTAAATTATTACAAGTGTTGTCAGAAGCAATGGGCTTAGAAAAAGATGCATTGACAAAAGCATGTGTGGATATGGACCAAAAAGTTGTGGTTAATTTTTACCCAAAATGTCCAAAACCTGACCTTACATTAGGACTCAAACGACACACAGATCCAGGTACTATTACTCTCTTATTTCAAGATCAAGTGGGTGGGCTTCAAGCTACAAAAGATAATGGCAAAACTTGGATTACTGTACAGCCTGTTGAGGGAGCTTTTGTTGTCAATCTTGGAGATCATGGTCATGTGAGTATCAATTCACACATTAATTTTGTTACACTTCAAACaaacacaattaaattaattgatgttAAGATCAATTATTCACAAGAATTCGAAAtcaaatctttaaaattgaatCATTACAgtatagttaatattttttggtttttcatattattttattgaatcatttgtatatttaaaatatataaaaataaaaaaataattgtttaactttatattttaagataaaaatattatatattacaaTTATGTCTAGGAGTATGAGACTACTCTTATGTTGGTAAATAAAGAaatgtttattaatttatattttttttttaaataagagaCGTGAATTACTAGGAGATATGTGGTTTAAATTTAAGAAAACCAATATAATCATTAATTTATGTAATCCTAATTTGATGATACTGATTCACAATAACAAATACACTACAATCCATTttcctaatagtgcaagggttTTTAGGTAGAGATGGATGAATGGGTACTTTTgtcctaaattttatatttaacatatGAAAAAATTGGTATTACAAAAAAGGTAGTTATATTACTATATATGtgtaatacatatttttaagtgttgaatattaattttttatttgttcctAAAGTGATTGAAATTTTGTTTCTCTAAAATGATTGAATTAAACATGTATGAGGCAGATTTTGAGTAATGGAAGGTTCAAGAATGCTGATCACCAAGCAGTGGTGAATTCAAATCATAGTCGTTTGTCTATAGCCACATTCCAAAATCCATCACCAGATGCAATTGTGTATCCTCTCAAAATTAGAGATGGAGAAAAATCATTGCTAGAGGAACCAATCACATTTGCAGAGATGTATAGGAGAAAGATGAGTAAGGACCTTGAAATTGCTAGGTTAAAGAAGCTTGCAAAGGAGAAGCAATTGCAAGATTTGGAGATTAGTGTCAAATTTGAAGCTAAACCTATGGATAAGATTCTTGCCTAGCAAGATATTAATTGGTTCGTTTTATAATTTCTATATGGTGTTTAATTTGTGCATATACTCAAATAAAATGGCTTTTGTCGTTTTTGCCCTTGTCTATTTCTAGTTAGTGAAAATTTCATGTGTATTTCatgaattgaaaataatattttgcttGTTATCAAATCATGTACTGTGTTTTGtggtaaaaaataaaagtttgattttgagtgaattaaatataaaattatttatattttaatgaaaaatattttgtgtttaaaataatagttggattcaaaaattttcaaataacaacttcaatttctatttttctgtcaataaaattaaaataaatatataaatatatatattatgggtTGGTTCCCAGCCCAAACCATATTAGATTATGTTCAAATAGTTTATGTTCTAGCAACATAATCTCACGTTCAATTTAGTCGACTTTATCAAAGAGCATTCATCTCGAATGAATATttactatatatttgatatttgtaattatcaataattttgaatttcaattataaatgaCATTCTTTTAACATTGTCAGAGTTACAtaacttcttttttaaaatacactttttcAATCACTCAATAATTTAACGGTCGAGTATAATTAGATATCGTCATCCAAAAAGACGAAGTGTTGTCTTTTCTATATAATTTAAGTACAACTATCATTATTTGTTCTATCtggattaatattaaaattaatttctcctcaaaaattatatttacttttCACAAAACTTACACCGAGTTCATCGTAATGTGAATGCAAGAGGTTGACTTAAGTCTCATTCacataaataacatatttttaaaaaaacattcttatatttaaacacttttaatttttacatactcatttaacactttattttttatttatctcttcTTCTATATATTATATCACTAATGTGTTACATCTATCacatcatttttttcaatatatttttcttaaaatgtgATATGGAATTTAAATGTCCactttacattttttttcttttttaaatatgtgaaaatcattatttattacCACGTGGTTAGATGTCTGCCAAGGGATATGCAGAGTTAGTATTTGTTTAATCATCTCCATCCACAAATagtagaaaataatatatatatatatatatatatatatatatatatatatatatattatgatacACTCTCTCTCAAATAACatatgagagaaaataaataaattaattaaatatatttaatttaaattttaaataaaatatattaatttttgttaacat
This region of Cicer arietinum cultivar CDC Frontier isolate Library 1 chromosome 8, Cicar.CDCFrontier_v2.0, whole genome shotgun sequence genomic DNA includes:
- the LOC101501661 gene encoding uncharacterized protein: METPSSTTRITRSQASVFPNNKITNTIPVSRKIEDSEKILSKSKGQQQDRSALMDLTNDSPIVGLANGGNVETPSAKMRGSKVKNTPGSGEALLRGQVKTLLQKVEEEAMEILDPTPQMQNLFGNGTDGLASVTPSVVLQQQQSVSQMENEVFDGKCEITKSLLMDFSDKSQVSDASKECTSELSYQEVTQGSGVGSNSIDDDASVWSMQVNTSTNDEDDEEEEIAEEDEEDYYEDFEEEEEYEEDLLLDELCEGLNNIKVNERVVPKFAGKHTRFVYNSDDELVKEEEDVTADSTNILRLKGLPTPEGKHLRFSQEEEGESPL
- the LOC101501974 gene encoding naringenin,2-oxoglutarate 3-dioxygenase-like → MASPKTLTTLADENTFESRFIRDEDERPKIAHNNFSNEIPIISIAGIDEANEQREEICKRIVEACEEWGIFQVVDHGVDTKLISEMTRLAREFFALSPEEKLRFDMSGGKKGGFIVSSHLQGEAVQDWREIVTYFSYPIKSRDYSRWPEKPEEWKKVTEEYSEKLMSLSCKLLQVLSEAMGLEKDALTKACVDMDQKVVVNFYPKCPKPDLTLGLKRHTDPGTITLLFQDQVGGLQATKDNGKTWITVQPVEGAFVVNLGDHGHILSNGRFKNADHQAVVNSNHSRLSIATFQNPSPDAIVYPLKIRDGEKSLLEEPITFAEMYRRKMSKDLEIARLKKLAKEKQLQDLEISVKFEAKPMDKILA